The DNA region GAGTTGCGTCGTAGTTGATTTCGCCGAAAGCGCCCAAGGTTGCCCAGTGCTTGGGTTGATTGAGTGCTGGATCACCAGACCGCAGGAGAGCCAGTTGAGCGCGCCTGAGAGCCGCGGCCGGGTTCTCCGTCTCGCGAAAGTGACCATAGAATCGGCGAAAGAGCTCCAGCGAGGCTCGGTCGTCGACAGCCAAATAGCCCGCCACCACCAAGTGAGCACCGGCCCTCAAGAATGCATTAGCCAACCCCAATGGACCGCTTCGAGTGAGGCGGCCCTTCGCCGACTCACAGGCCGCCAGCACAACGAGTTGGGTACCGACGAGACTGGTGGCGGCGATCTCGTCGGCCGTGATCGTAGAGTCACCCGCCAGCACGAGCGCCGACTGGCCTGGCTCAACACGGTTGACTAATGCGTGGCTCGCGAAATGAATGACACGTGCGTTAGCCAGCGCTGGCATCACGCGTTCAGCTGTGGCTTCGCTGCCTGTCAGCAGCTGGCTCTCCGCACCAAAAGCGTCCGCGACCATACGCGCTTCGAGATTGGCTCCAGGCAGGTCAGGCAGGAATGGGTATGCCGTGCGGGCATTGTCTGGGTTGCCGATCGCTAAGACTGTTTCGGCTCGGCGAATAGCCGTTCGCCGACGGAGTGCCACTGCGACGTTCGGTGCAACCAATACCGAGTGTTCCTCGATTAGAAATCTGCTGTGCCCTCCAGGCAGCGCCGCAAATGGAAGCAAGTGCAGCGGCCCGTCTGGTACCACGACCAAATCATCGACTCCGTCAAGCGAACTGCTGACAGGCTCCATGAGCCGATGCCAGAGCTCACGGCCAACAGATTCCGAACCGGTCGAGATGGTGAATGCTTCGACGAGACGGCCGACCTCGGTCCGGGAGATGCGGATCGATGCGAAACTCAGAGTGGTCTTGCGCAGAACCCACACAAACGTCTCTTCATCCGCAACCGCGAAATACAGTGTAGCCGCTCGGGGTGGAAGCTGCCCCTGAACCTCTGTGATTTGCAGCCGTGCTGCCGTCCGTTGAGAGGCAGTGTTCGCCCGCCAGGCCCGGGATTGCTCAGCCGCCTCCCATGCCCGATCGTAGCGTCCGGCTTTGACCTCCAGAAGGATGGTCTCGTCTCCAAATCGTGCCAATAGGTTCTGGAACGTCGCGCGCAGTTGGGGCTCTGTGACAGTCTCCAGTTGTTCGTCGAGCAGGGCGATTCCGCGATCGAGTTCGATCCGTGCCGCCTGAACGTCGCCCGACATCTGAAGCAACCTGGCTTTTGCGAGGTGGACTTCCGGCAGGCGGCCTACGGCGTCCGCGTTGAAAAAGTACTGCAGTGAACGTTTACTGGCCTCTAGTCCCTCCTGAAAATGGGCCGCATCGGTGGACCACGCGATCGCGAGGTCAACCTCCGCTCTCATCCGATTCCAACTCGGATCGTCGGACGCAAGAATCGAAGCCGCTTCCCGCAACCGGCTTCGAGACTCATCGTGGCGTCCGGCCACGGCCAAGCTCATGGCCAGTTGCCGGAGTGCATCCGCCAAGTCCAGAGGCTTGCTCGCAGAGCGGGCTCGGTCGGCGGCCCCGGTCTCCAGCATCAACGCGGTCCTGATGAAGCCTGACGCGCGGGCAGCTCGCGCCGCCTCAAGAAGTGCGCCACTCCGACGCGTAATTGGGAGGGCCTGTATCCGCTTTTCCCAGGCTCGAGTTACGTCACCCGCTCGATCGAAGCGCTCGCCCAGCAACACTTGCATGAACGCCCAATTGTCGATTTCGCCGACCCCCTCGAAAAACCCAGCGGCTTGCTCGTAGTACGACTCGGAACTGCGGTAGTCGCCCCCAATCAGTGCGATGACTCCAAGCATCCAGTCCACTTTGCCCAGCAGGCTGGGATAGCCGCGATCTTGAAGCTGACCTCGGATGATCTTGAGCCGGTACTCCGCCTCCGCCACGCGTCCACTTAGGTACTGAGCGACCGCAATCGACGTATTGGCCGCGTGGGCAAGTGGGCTATCTGCTGCACTCAGGGCTTGGGAGGCAACACTGAACTCCTTAGCCGCGTCGCCATACCGGTTCGCAAGGTAGTATTTCCTGGCTCTCGCGTAAGCGGTGTGTCCCGCTCGAAGCCGATCGACCGCCGTGGGCGAAGCGCCAGTCACTGTTCGAACAACCTCCCTGGCGAGGGCGTCTGGGTATGTTGCCAGGGAAGCCACAATGTCATTCGCCTCAGCGAGTGCCGTCGTCCTGGCCTTGGAGTCGGGAGCCGCAGCCCAACTTGGCATGACGCTGTCGAAGAGCTTGTCGCGAATGGCCGAGGGGCCGGGGGCATCACTCACCTTGTCGGCTCTTCGCGCAAGTGCCTCTATGTGCTTGGACGCCTCGGCCGCCCACGGAGAACTACTATCCACGGCAAGGTAAACGCGCCACGCCTGGAGCGCCTCTTCGAGCAGGCCCAACCGCTCAAGGATCAGCGCACGATTGAATCTTGCTTCGGCCAGATCAGGTGCTTGAACGAGGGCCAATTCAACCGCTTCCTGCGATTCAGGCAGATCGAGCGGGTCCCCAGACAATTGATAGCGGGCGAAGTGCACTGCGGCGAGGTCCGACCAATACGATCCGTTGCTTGGCGCAAGAGCCGTAGCTTCTTTGAGAGCCCGGATGGCCTCATCGAGCGATTGCGGCGAAGCCAGCACCGCTTGCCCGCTAGCGAAGGCCGCCAGGGTCTTCGCTGTCCGACTCCGCTCCAGTTTTTGCTGCAACTCGCCCGCAGCAATCTGTACAGCAGAGGCAGGCTGAGCTTGGGCGCCCGAGCGTGTGACCGATGGCACCGGTCCCCAGGCAAAGCCGCCGCTGAGCCGAGCTTCAATCGGACGAGCTGTCGCGACTGCGACAACGAGCGATGCTATTTCGGGGCGTTGTCCCCTTGGCCAAAAGGTGTATGCCGTCAAGGCCAACAACGCCACGGCTGCGGCTACGGCTCCTGCCCTTGCCGCCCGGGCAGAAAACCCTACCGGACGAGGCGCTTGAACGGGGGCGGGAGTCCCCAGTGTTGCACTCAGCTGAACCCCGTCCATCCACACCTCGTAGCAGTCCGCGCACTCGGCCAGATGCGCCTCGACCGCCGCGCGCTCGCGCGGCTCCAGTCGGCCGTCGATGAGGGCGGCCAGCGTCTCGGCGTCCACGCAACCCGGCGTCGGGTGACGACCGTCACTCACGGTGTCCTCCAGTCAGGGCCGACGCGTGGCCGCTTCGATCGAAGGGACGGACGTCGTTCCGGGTTTCCCCGGCTTCGAGGAAATGGAATCCCCGATCGGCCATAGCACCCGCAATGGCGGCGGCCGTTATGCCTTCGGCCTCCAATGAAGTCCGCAGTGCGGTTAATACCTTTTCAATGCGGCGATACAAGGGCTTGGCCTCCAGCCGAAGGGCACGGGCAATATCGGCAATAGGGCAATCATCTTCGAACCGCATCTTGAGGATCAGACGGTCCTGAGCCGGGAGTTTCCGGACCTCGGTGGTCAGCACACCTGACACATGGTGGGCCATGACCGCCGCTTCCCGGCCAGCGACATCGTCATCAGGGGGTGGTATGGGCGTCGGCAATGTGTTGATTACGGTATCGTCCACAAACGACCGCTTGTGTCGGATCGGAAAGCGCACGGCCAGCGCCTCAACCTCCGCGCGCGACTCCGTGACTTCATATTTGGACCGCAGGAGTTCGTAGGCTTCGTCAAGAGAAAGGCGATCTCGTACTGTGAGAGTCTCTAGACGCACCGCGGTCGGTCCCAGGCGCTTGGCTTCAGCCGATGGCCGCCACTTGCCCCACTTGGCGTTGCGCCAGTCCTGGAACTGTCTGGTGATGACGACAGTCAGGTACGTCGGCAGGGAACTGCGCCCCTCGAACCGCCTCAGCACGGCATAGTCATCCTCAATCAGATGCAGGCGCGCTGTACTTGAGAAGTCTTCGGCGTCGGCACCAAACACGCTGTTCCGCCGGCACACCGTCGCTAAGGCACGCTCAATCAGGTCCGCGTGGGCAAGATAGATCTCGTGTGACGCCGATGACATCGGTAGGAGCCAGCCTGCCTGTTGACCTGTGAACGAAACCCGGTGGAT from Acidobacteriota bacterium includes:
- a CDS encoding CHAT domain-containing protein — its product is MDAETLAALIDGRLEPRERAAVEAHLAECADCYEVWMDGVQLSATLGTPAPVQAPRPVGFSARAARAGAVAAAVALLALTAYTFWPRGQRPEIASLVVAVATARPIEARLSGGFAWGPVPSVTRSGAQAQPASAVQIAAGELQQKLERSRTAKTLAAFASGQAVLASPQSLDEAIRALKEATALAPSNGSYWSDLAAVHFARYQLSGDPLDLPESQEAVELALVQAPDLAEARFNRALILERLGLLEEALQAWRVYLAVDSSSPWAAEASKHIEALARRADKVSDAPGPSAIRDKLFDSVMPSWAAAPDSKARTTALAEANDIVASLATYPDALAREVVRTVTGASPTAVDRLRAGHTAYARARKYYLANRYGDAAKEFSVASQALSAADSPLAHAANTSIAVAQYLSGRVAEAEYRLKIIRGQLQDRGYPSLLGKVDWMLGVIALIGGDYRSSESYYEQAAGFFEGVGEIDNWAFMQVLLGERFDRAGDVTRAWEKRIQALPITRRSGALLEAARAARASGFIRTALMLETGAADRARSASKPLDLADALRQLAMSLAVAGRHDESRSRLREAASILASDDPSWNRMRAEVDLAIAWSTDAAHFQEGLEASKRSLQYFFNADAVGRLPEVHLAKARLLQMSGDVQAARIELDRGIALLDEQLETVTEPQLRATFQNLLARFGDETILLEVKAGRYDRAWEAAEQSRAWRANTASQRTAARLQITEVQGQLPPRAATLYFAVADEETFVWVLRKTTLSFASIRISRTEVGRLVEAFTISTGSESVGRELWHRLMEPVSSSLDGVDDLVVVPDGPLHLLPFAALPGGHSRFLIEEHSVLVAPNVAVALRRRTAIRRAETVLAIGNPDNARTAYPFLPDLPGANLEARMVADAFGAESQLLTGSEATAERVMPALANARVIHFASHALVNRVEPGQSALVLAGDSTITADEIAATSLVGTQLVVLAACESAKGRLTRSGPLGLANAFLRAGAHLVVAGYLAVDDRASLELFRRFYGHFRETENPAAALRRAQLALLRSGDPALNQPKHWATLGAFGEINYDATR
- a CDS encoding sigma-70 family RNA polymerase sigma factor; amino-acid sequence: MSSASHEIYLAHADLIERALATVCRRNSVFGADAEDFSSTARLHLIEDDYAVLRRFEGRSSLPTYLTVVITRQFQDWRNAKWGKWRPSAEAKRLGPTAVRLETLTVRDRLSLDEAYELLRSKYEVTESRAEVEALAVRFPIRHKRSFVDDTVINTLPTPIPPPDDDVAGREAAVMAHHVSGVLTTEVRKLPAQDRLILKMRFEDDCPIADIARALRLEAKPLYRRIEKVLTALRTSLEAEGITAAAIAGAMADRGFHFLEAGETRNDVRPFDRSGHASALTGGHRE